From a single Glycine soja cultivar W05 chromosome 19, ASM419377v2, whole genome shotgun sequence genomic region:
- the LOC114399638 gene encoding uncharacterized protein LOC114399638 has translation MAEASSPRSQTSSSPGGYTVKDANEEDQFRETELFKDSFVLNSPFTEMEVENLNLNTEIVEDTEPAEDMTTGTMCEYEQVVLDSEDEEMNDRGVGKGFLKDETSPTVKIHSTLFQKRQPKPPCEQVDANATTFGKSTAGYKGALVDADGFDDNNHLYPPAMLSHIHSPEPGDSTEAALGFVDQYLSSNDVDLFQVIHYGKTTREKSPYVLSSRGPLNLAKKIKARTQSEEKEPFKWVDSCQHDNKAGIFGKKIEESSNFGRYKQTYTRKRQKEGGHLQGQGNCNTSNRCDEKLRQGPRTETENNNSLKELDVQPSAISENVNVYSSVTHIEDLYDIGLDTQIAAEAMNALAFVPPSGCQFNDTHQPENALDGSLSDLTENEALLKNSSEIQNPGLHSITIKSNKKNPSSSRFSKITFSSSCKHTDKQEPSLVSWKMKKMRSKPNSEGQIDNNTSLPICSKHVLLEAVCSLGESTSLQPAAEEPKDWNNESRQTRIKDQPSHHTEGNNNVTEKGIKHKRKGSGLVAEPVKFGVRTKRLKLPTNSCTVARKSRLNHLAQVSPQLSAISSFSRPDSWVYPKRSRGKRKGDNVGTNLNAPTVVCIDGKENNVFSPRGLEDQDDVDKPCFPHTHPLCNASCVDNARCLLQGNFVPPGSAGDAMKVDNLHDMHPLLLAHVELSSNKSIAQSRSEIPATVTASKGIKVSNANHTYTEHHKKPCEKSLPKTSVSVLKELIRLGVPEFTSDMMWKHLRHRRDMTDVQVLFSQHLDDSIIKQQKKILARLNISVASSSIEATHFIADKFTRTKNMLETMALGKLVVNHLWLESCGQANCFIDEENYILRDMKKEKQIGFNMPVSLAQARQKPLLKGKRVYITPHIKPDKEVLVSLVTDVHGQVVDESGVCADMNDNSLDDLLILSCEDDYAICHRFLKRGTAVYSPELVLNGIVIQKLELERHQLFMNQDTRNNPRVSNRFGKIYRRR, from the exons ATGGCTGAGGCTTCTTCGCCTCGCTCTCAAACTTCATCATCCCCTGGCG GATATACAGTTAAAGACGCAAATGAAGAGGATCAATTTAGGGAAACTGAGCTCTTCAAGGACTCCTTTGTGCTCAATAGTCCATTCACTGAAATGGAGGTTGAAAACCTTAATCTGAACACTGAGATTGTAGAGGATACGGAGCCTGCAGAGGACATGACAACTGGTACAATGTGTGAGTATGAACAAGTTGTGCTCGACAGTGAGGACGAAGAAATGAATGATAGAGGTGTTGGCAAAGGATTTCTTAAGGATGAAACTAGTCCAACAGTGAAAATTCATTCGACTCTCTTTCAAAAGAGACAGCCCAAGCCACCTTGTGAGCAAGTAGATGCAAATGCCACCACTTTTGGGAAGTCTACTGCTG GGTACAAAGGAGCTTTAGTTGATGCTGACGGCTTTGATGACAACAACCATTTATATCCACCTGCAATGCTAAGTCACATTCACTCACCAGAGCCTGGGGATTCCACTGAAGCTGCACTTGGCTTTGTGGATCAGTACTTGTCATCAAATGATGTGGACTTGTTTCAAGTAATTCATTATGGAAAGACCACTAGGGAGAAATCACCTTATGTCTTGAGTTCTAGAGGACCACTAAATCTGGCTAAGAAAATTAAAGCTCGAACTCAAAGTGAAGAAAAAGAACCTTTCAAATGGGTTGATAGTTGCCAACATGACAACAAAGCTggtatttttggtaaaaaaattgaagaatctTCAAATTTTGGAAGATACAAACAGACATATACgagaaaaagacaaaaagaagGTGGCCATCTTCAGGGACAAGGAAACTGTAATACAAGTAATAGATGTGATGAGAAGTTACGCCAAGGACCAAGAACGGAAACTGAAAATAATAACTCTCTCAAGGAATTGGATGTTCAACCAAGTGCTATAAGTGAGAATGTTAATGTTTATTCCAGTGTAACACATATAGAAGACTTGTATGATATTGGTTTAGACACTCAAATAGCTGCTGAAGCTATGAATGCCTTAGCCTTTGTGCCCCCTTCTGGCTGCCAGTTCAATGATACTCATCAACCAGAGAATGCATTAGATGGCTCTTTGAGCGACTTGACAGAAAATGAAGCTCTTCTGAAGAATTCTTCAGAGATTCAGAATCCTGGTTTACATTCTATcacaataaaatcaaataagaaaaatccATCTTCCTCTAGATTTAGTAAAATAACTTTTAGCTCTTCTTGCAAGCACACTGACAAGCAGGAGCCAAGTCTTGTATcatggaaaatgaaaaaaatgagaagcaAGCCAAATTCTGAGGGACAGATTGATAATAATACTAGTTTGCCAATATGCAGTAAACATGTATTGCTTGAAGCGGTTTGCTCACTGGGAGAGTCCACAAGTTTGCAACCTGCTGCTGAAGAACCTAAGGATTGGAACAATGAGAGCAGGCAGACAAGAATCAAAGATCAACCAAGTCATCATACAGAGGGGAACAATAATGTTACGGAGAAGGGTATAAAACACAAGAGGAAGGGGAGTGGTTTAGTGGCTGAACCAGTGAAGTTTGGTGTTAGGACAAAGCGTCTTAAATTGCCTACCAATTCATGTACAGTTGCTAGGAAAAGCAGGTTGAATCATCTGGCTCAAGTTAGTCCACAGTTATCTGCAATCAGCAGTTTTTCAAGGCCTGATTCTTGGGTTTATCCAAAAAGATCGAGAGGGAAAAGAAAGGGGGATAATGTGGGAACCAATCTTAATGCACCAACAGTTGTGTGTATtgatggaaaagaaaataatgttttctcCCCTAGAGGTCTAGAGGATCAAGATGATGTGGATAAACCATGTTTTCCTCACACCCATCCACTCTGCAATGCTTCATGTGTAGACAATGCCAGATGCTTGTTGCAGGGGAACTTTGTGCCACCAGGTTCAGCTGGTGATGCAATGAAGGTAGATAACTTGCATGATATGCACCCGTTATTGCTGGCACATGTTGAACTATCATCAAACAAAAGCATCGCACAATCGAGATCAGAAATTCCAGCTACAGTTACTGCAAGCAAAGGCATAAAAGTTTCAAATGCTAACCATACATACACTGAGCATCACAAAAAGCCATGTGAAAAATCCCTGCCAAAGACTTCGGTTTCAGTTTTGAAAGAGCTTATCAGATTAGGAGTTCCTGAGTTCACGTCAGATATGATGTGGAAGCATCTGAGACATCGAAGAGATATGACAGATGTTCAAGTACTGTTTAGCCAACATTTGGATGACAGTATTATCAAGCAGCAAAAAAAG ATCTTGGCACGTCTCAATATATCTGTTGCGTCAAGTTCAATCGAGGCCACACATTTCATAGCAGACAAATTTACACGCACAAAGAATATGTTGGAAACAATGGCTCTTGGGAAATTAGTTGTGAATCACTTATGGCTTGAGAGCTGTGGACAAGCCAACTGTTTTATTGACGAGGAAAATTACATTCTGAGGgatatgaaaaaggaaaagcaaATAGGCTTTAACATGCCTGTTTCTCTTGCTCAAGCAAGACAAAAGCCGCTCCTAAAG GGTAAAAGAGTCTACATCACGCCACATATTAAACCTGATAAGGAAGTTCTTGTAAGTTTGGTCACCGATGTTCATGGCCAG GTAGTTGATGAAAGTGGGGTGTGCGCAGACATGAATGATAATAGCTTAGATGATCTGTTGATTCTTTCTTGTGAAGACGACTATGCAATATGCCACCGTTTCCTTAAGAGAG GAACTGCAGTTTACAGCCCAGAGCTTGTTCTGAATGGAATTGTAATCCAAAAATTGGAACTGGAGAG ACACCAACTCTTCATGAATCAAGATACAAGGAATAACCCAAGAGTGTCTAATCGGTTTGGGAAGATTTACAGAAGGCGTTGA